A genomic window from Alphaproteobacteria bacterium includes:
- the fabF gene encoding beta-ketoacyl-[acyl-carrier-protein] synthase II yields MRRVVITGLGLVTPLGCGAKHVWPRLLAGESGLRQIQAFDVSDLPAKIGGTLPPGASADGFFNADDYVPAKDRRRMGDFIVYAMAAAQQAIEDASWKPTAENELERTGVLVGSGIGGLVEIAEGANILAEGGPRKISPFFIPSALINLASGQISIKYGFKGPNHAVVTACSTGAHAIGDAARMIMLDDADVMVAGGAEATICRLAIAGFSQARALSTGFNDTPTRASRPWDKDRDGFVMGEGAGVVVLEEYEHAKKRGAKIYGEVAGYGLSGDAHHITAPPEDGNGAFRAMQAALKRAHVNPSDIDYINAHGTSTPLGDEIEVKAVKRLFGDHAYKLSMSSTKSSIGHLLGAAGSVEAIFSIMAINDNVCPPTLNLENPSDGCDLDFVPNQAKQRKVNVALSNSFGFGGTNASLVFKRVG; encoded by the coding sequence ATGAGAAGAGTCGTCATCACCGGACTTGGTTTGGTAACGCCGCTTGGTTGCGGCGCCAAACACGTATGGCCGCGCCTGCTTGCGGGGGAATCCGGCTTGCGCCAAATTCAGGCGTTCGATGTATCGGATCTGCCGGCGAAAATAGGCGGAACCTTGCCGCCCGGCGCATCGGCTGATGGATTCTTCAATGCCGATGATTATGTTCCGGCCAAAGACCGCCGCCGCATGGGCGATTTTATCGTGTATGCGATGGCCGCCGCGCAGCAAGCGATCGAAGACGCCAGTTGGAAACCCACGGCGGAAAATGAATTGGAACGCACCGGCGTTCTGGTCGGGTCCGGCATCGGCGGTTTGGTGGAAATTGCCGAAGGCGCCAATATTTTGGCCGAAGGCGGTCCACGCAAAATCAGCCCATTCTTTATTCCATCGGCTTTGATCAATTTGGCTTCTGGCCAGATTTCGATTAAATACGGATTCAAAGGCCCGAATCATGCGGTGGTTACCGCTTGTTCCACAGGCGCGCATGCGATCGGCGATGCCGCACGCATGATTATGCTGGATGATGCGGATGTAATGGTTGCCGGCGGCGCCGAAGCCACGATTTGCCGTTTGGCGATTGCTGGATTTTCTCAAGCGCGCGCGCTTTCGACCGGTTTCAATGACACGCCAACCCGCGCATCGCGCCCATGGGATAAAGACCGCGACGGATTCGTGATGGGCGAGGGTGCTGGCGTTGTTGTATTAGAAGAATACGAACACGCCAAAAAACGCGGCGCCAAAATTTATGGCGAAGTCGCTGGATATGGTTTGTCCGGCGATGCGCACCATATTACCGCGCCGCCCGAAGACGGCAATGGCGCTTTCCGCGCGATGCAAGCGGCGTTGAAACGCGCGCATGTCAATCCATCGGATATTGATTATATCAATGCACACGGCACATCGACGCCGCTGGGCGATGAAATCGAAGTCAAAGCGGTCAAACGTTTATTCGGCGATCATGCCTATAAATTGTCGATGTCGTCGACCAAATCGTCGATCGGGCATTTGCTAGGCGCGGCTGGAAGCGTTGAGGCAATTTTCAGCATCATGGCAATTAACGATAATGTCTGTCCGCCAACCTTAAATTTGGAAAACCCGTCGGATGGATGCGATTTGGATTTCGTTCCGAACCAGGCTAAACAACGTAAAGTAAACGTAGCCTTGTCCAATTCCTTTGGTTTCGGCGGGACCAACGCCAGTTTGGTCTTCAAACGGGTCGGTTAA
- a CDS encoding aminotransferase class I/II-fold pyridoxal phosphate-dependent enzyme, which produces MIAIPTREPNPDSSSSHDSGISDGRGTNLWLMAPRSTLTAKRFGLRFTDRSLTDCSDIELDGIRTEFCDFISTQILSLENVVGVPFNNGTTSNLHAISLAANHNNRDLVICSDLSHKSIAQACHITKQTAQPIYCSRNCNFRVPREDLIRFLKDHGDRVSCLVVTIGTTQLGTMNDFPFDPEIAALLKEKKIWLHVDAAMGIQAHLTASNETTRLLLANADSVMIDPHKFVGVMDLSLLFVKESHIKSTNLPDQHYFPGLQTQFGTTRGGFPIAVAWKTIQMWNGIEGVRKIAETRHRWAKSLSTSIQKAGYDLVAPLETTIIAVDMGMRNGEPITDTPEQTAECIAQIRAVNYQNLLSEVHGLAVGKLHLETVDRSIHGLRIVITPKREITKTIIQKTARAFDRMSRTSMMQVLPVKKPERFGR; this is translated from the coding sequence ATGATTGCCATCCCTACACGAGAGCCAAACCCAGATAGTTCTTCGTCGCATGATTCAGGCATATCCGACGGCCGCGGCACCAATCTGTGGTTGATGGCGCCGCGAAGCACGCTTACCGCTAAACGATTTGGGTTGCGATTTACTGACCGCAGTTTAACCGACTGCAGCGATATAGAATTAGATGGAATTCGTACAGAGTTCTGTGACTTTATCAGCACCCAAATTCTTAGCCTAGAAAATGTTGTTGGAGTGCCATTTAATAACGGCACCACTAGCAACCTGCACGCAATTAGTTTAGCCGCTAATCATAATAATAGAGACTTGGTCATTTGCAGCGACCTTTCTCACAAATCGATCGCCCAGGCATGCCACATTACTAAACAAACGGCACAACCTATTTATTGCTCCCGCAACTGTAATTTTCGTGTTCCGCGCGAGGACCTAATTCGCTTTTTAAAGGATCATGGCGACCGCGTTAGCTGTCTAGTCGTCACTATAGGGACGACACAGCTTGGCACTATGAATGATTTCCCCTTTGACCCCGAGATAGCCGCCTTATTAAAAGAAAAAAAGATATGGCTACATGTAGATGCAGCCATGGGAATCCAAGCCCATTTAACTGCCAGCAATGAAACGACTCGTCTATTATTGGCAAACGCAGATTCAGTCATGATCGACCCCCACAAATTCGTCGGGGTTATGGATTTAAGTTTATTATTTGTAAAAGAATCCCATATAAAATCTACCAATTTACCAGATCAACATTATTTTCCTGGATTGCAGACTCAGTTTGGTACAACGCGTGGTGGATTCCCAATCGCGGTCGCTTGGAAAACCATACAAATGTGGAACGGCATTGAAGGAGTTAGGAAAATAGCCGAGACACGCCATCGCTGGGCCAAAAGTCTAAGCACTAGCATTCAAAAAGCGGGATATGATTTAGTAGCACCTCTGGAAACCACTATCATAGCCGTGGATATGGGGATGCGAAATGGCGAACCAATTACCGACACTCCCGAGCAAACCGCGGAATGCATCGCACAAATTCGGGCCGTCAATTATCAAAATCTGCTAAGCGAAGTTCACGGACTGGCCGTTGGAAAACTTCATCTCGAAACAGTAGATAGAAGCATACACGGTTTAAGAATTGTTATTACTCCTAAACGCGAAATTACAAAAACTATTATTCAAAAAACAGCACGAGCTTTTGATAGAATGAGCCGTACGAGTATGATGCAGGTTTTACCAGTAAAAAAACCTGAGAGATTTGGCCGGTAA
- a CDS encoding XRE family transcriptional regulator: protein MITIQQVKAARALLDWKQSDLADACGLSLTAINNLERGIGSPRVETINAIRQTLENVGIEFTDGEGVRKRGEVIELHVFEGSRFITLMNDYAFPYLKASGQSLMCGIDERRFVEYGKEEVKRYDDFIRQNKVVERIIIRENDTYILSDPKAYRWVPEGLIGKVPYMIYGEVFVLIIWDAKKTICIRNASLTDSFHRQFEFLWSMGRGLPSDVSRALSQPDFYGGS, encoded by the coding sequence ATGATCACAATTCAACAAGTAAAGGCGGCGCGTGCTCTGCTCGATTGGAAGCAATCTGATCTTGCCGATGCTTGTGGCCTTTCCTTAACTGCAATCAATAACTTAGAGCGCGGTATTGGTTCCCCACGCGTGGAAACCATTAATGCTATTCGGCAAACCCTAGAAAATGTTGGTATCGAATTCACGGATGGAGAAGGCGTGCGCAAACGCGGGGAAGTGATTGAATTGCATGTGTTTGAAGGATCCCGCTTTATTACCTTGATGAACGATTATGCGTTCCCGTATTTAAAAGCATCTGGACAGAGCTTGATGTGCGGTATTGATGAAAGGCGTTTCGTCGAATACGGCAAGGAAGAAGTGAAGCGATATGACGATTTTATTCGTCAGAATAAGGTCGTTGAACGCATCATTATCCGGGAAAATGACACCTACATTTTGTCTGATCCAAAAGCCTATCGTTGGGTTCCCGAAGGTTTGATTGGAAAAGTTCCATACATGATTTATGGCGAGGTATTCGTACTTATTATTTGGGACGCTAAGAAAACTATTTGCATTAGGAATGCATCATTGACAGACAGCTTTCACCGTCAATTTGAGTTTTTGTGGAGCATGGGGCGTGGCCTGCCGTCAGACGTCAGCCGCGCTTTGTCCCAGCCCGATTTTTACGGCGGATCTTAA
- the mltG gene encoding endolytic transglycosylase MltG: protein MNRKNVIGISIAIALAIILGTGIGLSFWGIGQWNNAGPLQNSKIIIIPPGKGLSAISRQLEQEAAIGNRFVFMAGTFLQGAEKKLKPGEYEFGAYDSSSRIMQKIASGKTVQHRYTVIEGAMIADVLAQIAAMPNLTGDIKFRPNEGDILPETYTYAYGDTRQGLIDQMTAAMQNLQKQIWDGRLADLPLRDWHDAITLASIVEAETPIDAERPRVAAVYINRLRIGMALQADPTVEYAMILLGKNLSKGLTYDHLKTAHPYNTYMVTGLPPGPIGNPGRKSIEAVLHPLETKELYFVADGKGGHVFSQTLAEHERNVKNWRKINR, encoded by the coding sequence ATGAATCGTAAAAATGTCATCGGTATTTCTATCGCTATTGCGCTCGCTATAATTTTAGGCACTGGAATTGGTTTAAGTTTCTGGGGAATTGGCCAATGGAATAATGCAGGTCCATTGCAAAACTCTAAAATCATTATTATTCCGCCGGGTAAAGGCTTGTCGGCTATTTCCAGGCAATTGGAGCAAGAAGCCGCTATTGGAAACCGCTTTGTATTTATGGCCGGTACGTTTTTGCAAGGCGCCGAGAAAAAATTGAAACCTGGTGAATATGAATTTGGCGCTTACGATTCATCTTCCAGAATTATGCAGAAAATAGCATCTGGGAAAACAGTGCAGCATCGGTATACGGTGATTGAAGGCGCGATGATTGCCGATGTGTTGGCCCAAATCGCGGCAATGCCAAATTTAACGGGCGATATTAAGTTCAGGCCAAATGAAGGCGATATATTGCCGGAAACCTATACCTATGCTTACGGCGATACGCGGCAAGGATTGATCGACCAAATGACGGCCGCGATGCAGAATCTGCAAAAACAAATATGGGACGGCCGCCTGGCGGATCTGCCGCTGCGCGACTGGCATGATGCGATAACATTGGCGTCGATTGTCGAGGCTGAAACGCCAATTGATGCCGAACGGCCGCGCGTTGCGGCGGTTTATATTAACCGCCTGCGCATCGGCATGGCACTGCAAGCCGATCCAACCGTGGAATACGCGATGATATTGCTTGGTAAAAATCTAAGTAAAGGTTTGACTTACGACCACTTAAAAACCGCGCATCCTTATAATACCTACATGGTTACAGGTTTACCGCCAGGGCCGATAGGCAATCCAGGGCGCAAATCGATCGAAGCGGTTTTGCATCCGCTGGAAACCAAGGAATTGTATTTTGTCGCCGATGGCAAGGGTGGGCATGTGTTTTCGCAAACGCTGGCGGAACATGAAAGAAACGTCAAAAATTGGCGGAAAATAAACCGGTAA
- a CDS encoding SDR family NAD(P)-dependent oxidoreductase produces the protein MLQPKSILITGASSGIGAALAEEYAESGVTLFLGGRNKERLEQVAEQCRSKGATAHISPVDVMDKVTMSSWIGWAHNTAPLDLVIANAGISAGTGGDGESEQQTRSILAVNIEGVINTIYPALDAIRRRRLSPEDQNDKSKLKGQIAIMSSLAGMRGFPGAPAYCASKAAVKSLGESWRGMLMREKIGVTVICPGYVKTPMTDVNNFFMPLLMPASRAAQIIRNGLSKNRPRIAFPFFTYFMTWFLMVMPPRLFDRMLANLPEKPSQ, from the coding sequence ATGTTACAGCCAAAATCAATTTTAATTACCGGTGCCAGCAGCGGAATCGGCGCAGCCCTGGCCGAAGAATATGCCGAGTCTGGCGTAACGCTGTTTTTAGGCGGACGCAACAAAGAACGTCTGGAACAAGTCGCCGAACAATGCCGGAGCAAGGGCGCCACCGCGCATATATCGCCGGTGGATGTGATGGACAAGGTTACTATGTCATCCTGGATTGGTTGGGCGCATAATACGGCGCCGTTGGATTTGGTGATTGCCAATGCCGGTATTTCCGCCGGTACCGGCGGCGATGGCGAATCGGAACAACAAACCCGAAGCATCCTTGCCGTTAATATAGAAGGCGTAATCAATACGATTTATCCCGCGCTGGATGCTATTCGCCGACGCAGGTTATCGCCCGAAGATCAAAATGATAAATCCAAATTAAAGGGCCAGATCGCAATTATGAGTTCGCTGGCCGGAATGCGCGGTTTTCCCGGCGCGCCAGCCTATTGCGCCAGCAAAGCCGCGGTAAAATCGCTGGGCGAATCCTGGCGCGGCATGTTAATGCGGGAAAAAATTGGCGTTACGGTTATTTGTCCAGGATATGTTAAAACGCCGATGACCGATGTCAATAACTTCTTTATGCCTTTGTTGATGCCGGCGTCCCGTGCGGCACAAATTATCAGAAATGGCCTTAGCAAAAACCGGCCGCGTATCGCGTTTCCATTTTTCACTTATTTCATGACATGGTTTTTAATGGTCATGCCGCCACGCCTGTTCGACCGCATGCTGGCGAATTTGCCGGAAAAACCAAGTCAGTAA
- a CDS encoding YicC family protein: MTIKSMTGFARAMVQWQGAAWQCEIKSVNGRNLDLRCRVPEGYDLLEPFLRQEVPKIIRRGTITLNISVLSGKSDNVDINEALLHRFMELQRKLKSNFEDVSMRFEQVLAIPGIVQSKPPADIPDNAAMELWQALILPTIQQLDGARRNEGQALSKIMTGQIEAIAKFTEQAEARLVPQADVMRARLIDQAANLTKGVNIDDQRLTQELALLVIKADVREELDRLKAHIQAAKELLGGEGNGRKFDFLCQEFNREANTLCSKSADIELTRIGLELKNTIDQLREQVQNIE; the protein is encoded by the coding sequence ATGACGATCAAGAGCATGACCGGATTTGCAAGGGCCATGGTACAATGGCAAGGCGCCGCCTGGCAATGTGAAATTAAATCGGTCAATGGCCGTAATTTGGATTTACGTTGCCGCGTGCCCGAAGGATATGACTTGTTGGAACCGTTTTTGCGCCAAGAAGTACCCAAAATCATTCGGCGCGGCACGATAACCTTAAATATTTCCGTATTGTCCGGCAAATCGGACAATGTCGATATTAACGAAGCGTTATTGCATCGTTTTATGGAATTGCAGCGCAAGCTGAAAAGCAATTTCGAAGATGTATCCATGCGGTTTGAACAAGTGCTGGCAATCCCCGGGATCGTGCAATCGAAACCGCCGGCGGATATCCCGGATAATGCTGCGATGGAATTGTGGCAGGCCTTGATCCTGCCAACCATTCAGCAATTGGACGGGGCGCGCCGCAACGAAGGCCAGGCATTGTCTAAAATTATGACCGGGCAGATCGAGGCGATTGCAAAATTCACCGAACAAGCGGAAGCGCGGCTTGTGCCGCAAGCGGATGTTATGCGTGCCCGGTTAATCGATCAAGCGGCCAATTTGACCAAAGGGGTTAATATAGACGACCAGCGGCTGACCCAGGAATTGGCATTGCTGGTCATTAAGGCGGATGTACGCGAAGAATTGGACCGTTTAAAAGCGCATATTCAGGCGGCCAAGGAATTGCTGGGTGGCGAAGGCAATGGCCGGAAATTCGATTTTCTGTGCCAGGAATTTAACCGCGAGGCCAACACTTTATGCTCTAAATCGGCGGATATCGAGCTGACCAGGATCGGGCTGGAACTTAAAAACACCATAGATCAGCTGCGTGAGCAGGTGCAAAACATAGAGTAG
- a CDS encoding guanylate kinase, whose product MDIQRRGLMFVLSSPSGAGKTTISRRLLQRDPNISLSISVTTRPKRPGETEGVDYYFLDTTEFNLRLNRGELLEHAKVFNHYYGTPRDPVEQALSSGKDVLFDIDWQGTQQLAEKAREDLVSVFILPPSTVELERRLIARAQDSAEVVAFRMNKAADEMSHWGEYDYIIVNNDLDSSVLAVEKILHAERLRRNRQLGLSDFVKHLRQGQ is encoded by the coding sequence ATGGATATACAGCGCCGAGGATTAATGTTTGTTTTGTCCTCGCCCAGCGGGGCGGGGAAGACCACGATCTCGCGCCGGTTGCTGCAACGCGATCCTAACATCAGCCTTTCTATTTCCGTTACCACGCGTCCGAAACGCCCCGGTGAAACCGAAGGCGTGGATTATTATTTTCTGGATACTACGGAGTTCAATTTGCGTTTGAATCGCGGCGAGTTGTTGGAACACGCCAAAGTGTTCAATCACTATTATGGCACGCCGCGCGACCCGGTGGAGCAAGCCCTGTCTTCGGGCAAAGATGTGTTGTTCGATATCGATTGGCAAGGCACACAGCAATTGGCGGAAAAAGCGCGCGAAGATCTGGTCAGCGTTTTTATTCTGCCGCCATCGACCGTGGAATTGGAACGCCGCTTGATTGCCCGCGCGCAAGACAGCGCTGAAGTCGTGGCATTCCGCATGAACAAAGCCGCCGACGAAATGAGCCATTGGGGCGAATATGATTATATTATCGTGAACAACGATTTGGACAGCAGTGTGCTGGCGGTTGAAAAAATCCTGCATGCCGAACGGTTGCGCCGCAATCGGCAATTGGGCCTTTCCGATTTCGTCAAACATTTACGCCAGGGGCAGTAA
- the rsmA gene encoding 16S rRNA (adenine(1518)-N(6)/adenine(1519)-N(6))-dimethyltransferase RsmA, whose amino-acid sequence MDKSIEHLPPLRETIGQFGLRAEKSLGQNFLLDLNITRKIARYAAPLDNGTIVEIGPGPGGLTRALFLEGAKHVVAIEKDYRCIEALQQIAAHTDAKLDIRNEDALEVKIADIGPAPIKIIANLPYNIATPLLLEWLHEIYAVPGKISDMILMFQREVADRIIAVPRTKDYGRLSVISQWLCHVKPLFTLPPQAFTPAPKVESTVVQITPRAAPLFPGQIKDLERLTAAMFGQRRKMLRVSLKQIWPDAEAKLIAAGLNPTARAEELNIEDFGKLVSLL is encoded by the coding sequence ATGGATAAGTCCATCGAACATTTGCCTCCCTTGCGCGAAACTATCGGTCAATTTGGCTTGCGCGCCGAAAAATCGCTGGGCCAGAATTTTTTGCTGGATTTAAATATCACCCGCAAAATCGCCCGTTATGCCGCGCCATTGGATAACGGCACCATTGTTGAAATAGGCCCCGGGCCTGGCGGCCTGACCCGCGCGTTATTTTTAGAAGGCGCGAAACATGTTGTGGCGATTGAGAAAGATTACCGCTGTATCGAGGCATTGCAACAAATCGCCGCGCACACCGATGCAAAACTGGATATTCGCAACGAAGACGCTCTGGAAGTTAAAATTGCCGATATCGGCCCTGCCCCGATCAAAATTATCGCTAATCTGCCATACAACATCGCAACGCCTTTATTATTGGAATGGCTGCATGAAATATACGCGGTGCCCGGCAAAATCAGCGATATGATTTTAATGTTCCAACGCGAAGTCGCGGATCGCATTATCGCCGTACCGCGCACCAAGGATTACGGGCGCTTGTCGGTGATCTCGCAATGGCTATGCCACGTAAAACCCCTGTTTACCTTGCCGCCACAGGCATTTACCCCAGCGCCGAAAGTAGAATCGACCGTGGTGCAGATCACCCCGCGCGCGGCGCCATTATTTCCCGGCCAAATAAAAGATTTGGAACGGCTAACCGCCGCCATGTTCGGCCAGCGGCGGAAAATGTTGAGGGTGTCCCTGAAACAAATCTGGCCAGACGCCGAAGCCAAATTGATCGCGGCGGGATTGAATCCCACCGCACGGGCGGAGGAATTAAACATCGAAGATTTTGGGAAATTGGTTTCCTTACTTTAA
- the pdxA gene encoding 4-hydroxythreonine-4-phosphate dehydrogenase PdxA, with the protein MDAPKPIFVTMGEPGGVGAEITLRAWMELRHTQNCCFILHHDPDYLRLTAQTANLDIPLQIVQGIGEAPAVFKGALPVLPIQLNQKPIIGQTDTANVPAISSSIKMGVELCRAGKAAAMVTNPINKAVMIKGGFQFPGHTEYLSHLCGGVKPVMMLANDQLRVVPLTVHTPIRDVAMKINRDLILQIAKIVRDGLQGKFGIKNPILAFAGLNPHAGEDGEIGREEIDIFAPALAELRNMGMQVMGPLSADTMFFAEARREYDVAICAYHDQALIPVKTVDFWRSVNVTLGLDIIRTSPDHGTALDIAGRGIARGDSMIAAIQMAAKMAGSHG; encoded by the coding sequence ATGGACGCCCCTAAACCCATATTCGTAACCATGGGCGAACCGGGCGGCGTTGGCGCCGAAATCACTTTGCGCGCCTGGATGGAATTGCGTCATACCCAGAATTGCTGCTTTATTTTGCACCACGATCCGGATTATTTGCGCCTAACCGCGCAAACCGCAAACTTAGATATACCTTTGCAAATTGTGCAGGGCATTGGCGAAGCCCCGGCCGTATTTAAAGGTGCATTGCCGGTTTTGCCAATCCAATTAAATCAAAAACCCATTATTGGCCAAACCGATACGGCGAATGTGCCGGCAATTTCATCATCCATTAAAATGGGCGTGGAATTATGCCGCGCAGGCAAAGCGGCGGCGATGGTCACCAATCCCATCAACAAAGCCGTAATGATCAAGGGCGGATTTCAATTTCCCGGCCATACCGAATATTTATCGCATCTTTGCGGCGGCGTGAAACCGGTGATGATGCTGGCCAACGATCAATTGCGCGTGGTGCCGTTGACCGTGCATACGCCGATCCGGGATGTGGCGATGAAGATAAATCGCGATTTAATCCTGCAAATTGCGAAAATTGTTCGTGACGGATTGCAAGGCAAATTCGGCATTAAAAATCCTATCCTGGCTTTTGCCGGGCTGAACCCGCACGCGGGGGAAGATGGCGAAATTGGACGGGAGGAAATTGATATCTTTGCCCCTGCCCTGGCCGAATTGCGCAATATGGGCATGCAAGTCATGGGGCCGTTATCGGCCGATACGATGTTTTTCGCCGAAGCGCGGCGCGAATATGATGTGGCCATTTGCGCTTATCATGACCAAGCTTTGATTCCCGTTAAAACCGTCGATTTCTGGCGCAGCGTCAATGTAACGCTGGGCCTTGATATTATTCGCACCTCGCCCGATCACGGCACGGCCCTTGATATCGCCGGGCGCGGCATTGCGCGCGGCGACAGTATGATTGCCGCCATCCAAATGGCGGCAAAAATGGCGGGGTCGCATGGATAA
- a CDS encoding LPS-assembly protein LptD has protein sequence MRFSTLFLIAAVLLAPISCLAQSSFFAASQAASGDEFKKEPVYVEADSVTYDHDYGAITARGGVVIVQAGREVTADQINYNEKEDILTASGNIALRDRGGDTIYADFIELKDDMKKGVIQNLRLRLNDNSRLAARRAERSEGRYNKMDYAVFSPCLPCAKHPERAPTWQIKSKNVTHDQQAREIQYEDASLELWGVPVFYSPYLSHPDPNLKRRSGLLGPNFKNSDELGFVYRQAYYFDINPSTDLTVEPIIMTKDGFILSQEYRQRLQSGRIDFKGSVGEVDRRRADGQNDTTTRGHIDAVWTQDISDNWRSNLTIDRASDKTYLRRYRFSGDDVLISKAEAEGFFGQSYAQMRAMSFQGLRSFDKSRTTPIILPQMRYNYVSGYDGWGGLWQVNTDLLNLQRQDGTDSRRLSVDGAWRKPMRTDNGQLIDLTLRTQASGYAIDDYDDPTTSAVDPDNGWTGRAVPQAGLSWRYPLAGNFNLDNRRLTKYVEPIIFMVTSPNVGRNSKIPNEDSQAFEFDESNLFSFKRFPGYDRIAGGHRIDYGLNMGLFDDESRGGKIFIGQSWRAREDNTYESGSGLENHFSDAVGKIEVNPSQKLDLIYRFRIDTDKPAFRRSEFSAQTRTGALTLGLDYIFLDRLVGNNEFNDREQVGTRASWQMTENWNLSGRILSDINSSHSTREWGTGLTYHNECISVGLAVEREFITDSENKPGTSILLRVDLKHLGGEIQPDYFTQRRSSEYTGTLLPQQP, from the coding sequence ATGCGTTTTTCCACCCTATTCTTAATCGCAGCGGTCCTGTTGGCGCCAATTTCATGCCTGGCGCAAAGCAGTTTTTTTGCCGCCAGCCAAGCCGCCAGCGGCGATGAATTTAAAAAAGAACCCGTGTATGTCGAAGCCGACAGCGTCACTTACGATCATGATTACGGGGCTATCACCGCACGCGGCGGTGTCGTTATCGTTCAGGCCGGACGCGAAGTCACCGCCGATCAAATCAATTACAACGAAAAAGAAGATATTCTAACCGCCAGCGGCAATATCGCCCTGCGCGACCGTGGCGGAGATACAATTTACGCCGATTTCATAGAATTGAAAGACGACATGAAAAAAGGCGTGATTCAAAATCTGCGCCTGCGATTGAACGATAACAGCCGTCTTGCCGCGCGCCGGGCCGAACGCAGCGAAGGCCGGTATAACAAAATGGATTATGCGGTATTCTCGCCATGCTTGCCTTGCGCAAAACATCCGGAGCGAGCGCCCACCTGGCAAATCAAATCAAAGAATGTCACGCATGACCAGCAAGCCAGGGAAATTCAGTACGAAGACGCCAGTCTGGAATTGTGGGGCGTACCGGTATTTTACAGCCCTTATTTATCGCATCCCGATCCCAATTTGAAACGGCGCAGCGGATTATTGGGCCCAAATTTTAAAAATTCCGATGAATTGGGCTTCGTTTATCGTCAGGCCTATTATTTTGATATTAATCCATCCACCGATTTAACGGTGGAACCCATCATCATGACCAAGGATGGATTTATTCTGTCCCAAGAATACCGTCAGCGTTTGCAAAGCGGCCGGATCGATTTCAAGGGATCGGTCGGCGAAGTGGACCGGCGGCGGGCCGATGGCCAGAACGACACCACCACCCGTGGCCATATTGACGCGGTATGGACCCAGGATATAAGCGATAACTGGCGCAGCAATTTAACGATCGACCGGGCCAGCGACAAAACCTATTTGCGCCGCTACCGTTTCAGCGGGGATGATGTTTTGATCAGCAAGGCCGAAGCCGAAGGATTTTTTGGCCAAAGCTATGCGCAAATGCGCGCCATGTCGTTTCAAGGCTTGCGCAGTTTCGACAAATCCCGCACTACACCCATTATTTTGCCGCAAATGCGGTATAACTATGTCAGCGGTTATGATGGCTGGGGCGGATTGTGGCAAGTCAACACCGATTTGCTGAATTTGCAGCGGCAAGACGGAACGGACAGCAGACGGCTTAGTGTCGATGGAGCATGGCGTAAACCGATGCGTACCGACAACGGACAATTGATTGATTTAACTTTGCGAACGCAGGCCAGCGGATATGCGATAGACGATTATGACGACCCAACCACGTCTGCCGTCGATCCCGACAATGGCTGGACCGGCAGAGCGGTGCCGCAAGCGGGATTAAGCTGGCGTTATCCATTGGCCGGAAATTTCAATCTTGATAATCGCCGGCTGACCAAGTATGTGGAACCAATTATTTTCATGGTTACTTCGCCTAATGTCGGCCGAAATTCCAAAATTCCGAACGAAGACAGCCAAGCATTCGAATTCGACGAAAGCAATTTGTTTTCCTTTAAACGTTTTCCGGGTTACGACCGGATTGCCGGCGGACATCGGATCGATTACGGCCTCAACATGGGATTATTCGACGATGAAAGCCGTGGCGGTAAAATCTTTATCGGACAAAGCTGGCGCGCGCGCGAAGATAATACTTATGAATCTGGATCCGGCCTAGAAAATCACTTTTCCGACGCGGTTGGAAAAATCGAGGTTAACCCAAGCCAGAAATTGGATTTAATTTATCGCTTCCGCATCGACACGGATAAACCCGCATTCCGCCGCAGCGAATTTTCCGCGCAAACCCGTACCGGCGCGCTGACGCTGGGCCTCGATTATATTTTCCTGGATCGTTTGGTGGGTAACAATGAATTCAACGATCGCGAACAGGTTGGAACCCGCGCTTCCTGGCAGATGACCGAAAACTGGAATCTATCGGGACGCATCTTAAGCGATATCAATTCCAGCCATTCCACGCGCGAATGGGGCACGGGATTAACCTATCATAATGAATGTATTTCGGTGGGGCTGGCGGTGGAACGCGAATTTATTACCGACAGCGAAAACAAACCCGGCACTTCCATTTTGCTGCGCGTTGATTTAAAACATCTCGGCGGCGAAATTCAACCCGATTACTTCACCCAACGCCGTTCCAGCGAATATACCGGCACCCTGTTACCGCAACAACCATAA